The following are encoded together in the Anaerostipes caccae L1-92 genome:
- a CDS encoding sodium-dependent transporter has translation MEKREKFSSRIGFILISAGCAIGIGNVWRFPFVTGQYGGAAFVLVYLFFLFALGLPIMVMEFSVGRASQKSIATSFQTLEPEGTKWHWYSYFGMAGNYLLMMFYTTVAGWMISYFFKMLKGDFVGKNPKQVEAVFGELLSKPEVLIFWMLVVIVVGFLICSLGLQNGVEKITTVMMSCLFLVILVLVIRSVTLPGASKGLSFYLVPDFQAMKEQGIMKVVSAAMGQAFFTLSLGIGAIAIFGSYIDRSYRLTGEAVSVAVLDTLVALMSGLIIFPACFAFGVRPDSGPNLVFITLPNVFNEMPGARIWGALFFLFMSFAALSTIIAVFQNIISFAQDLWGWTIKKASIFNGILITILSLPCALGFNVWSHIMPFGANSTIQDLEDFIVSNNILPLGSLVYLLFCVTKYGWGWKNFSEEANAGKGIKYPEWTRKYVTFILPLIVIFIFIQGYIDKFK, from the coding sequence ATGGAGAAGAGAGAAAAGTTTTCATCGAGGATTGGATTTATCTTAATATCGGCAGGATGCGCCATAGGGATCGGGAATGTGTGGAGGTTTCCGTTTGTAACCGGGCAGTACGGAGGAGCCGCCTTCGTACTGGTATATTTGTTTTTCTTATTTGCGCTGGGTCTGCCGATCATGGTCATGGAGTTTTCGGTGGGGCGTGCCAGCCAGAAAAGTATTGCAACTTCATTCCAGACATTGGAGCCTGAAGGGACAAAATGGCATTGGTACAGTTACTTCGGAATGGCGGGAAACTATCTTTTGATGATGTTTTATACGACCGTGGCAGGATGGATGATCAGCTATTTCTTCAAGATGCTGAAAGGTGATTTTGTGGGAAAAAATCCGAAACAGGTTGAGGCCGTGTTCGGAGAACTGCTGTCAAAACCGGAAGTGCTGATCTTCTGGATGCTGGTCGTTATTGTTGTCGGATTTTTGATCTGTTCGCTGGGGCTTCAAAACGGGGTGGAAAAGATTACTACGGTCATGATGTCCTGCCTGTTTTTAGTCATCCTTGTGCTGGTCATAAGGTCCGTCACACTTCCGGGAGCATCAAAAGGACTGTCTTTTTATTTAGTGCCGGATTTTCAGGCCATGAAAGAGCAGGGGATTATGAAAGTAGTCTCTGCGGCGATGGGACAGGCGTTCTTCACACTGAGTCTTGGGATTGGAGCCATCGCAATCTTCGGAAGCTATATTGACCGGTCATACCGTCTGACAGGAGAAGCTGTCAGCGTTGCGGTATTAGATACACTTGTAGCTCTTATGTCAGGACTGATTATCTTTCCGGCCTGCTTTGCTTTCGGAGTGCGGCCGGACAGCGGACCGAACCTGGTATTTATCACACTGCCGAATGTATTTAACGAGATGCCGGGTGCCAGGATATGGGGAGCCCTGTTCTTCCTGTTTATGTCCTTTGCGGCGCTGTCGACCATTATCGCAGTATTCCAGAACATTATTTCTTTCGCACAGGATCTGTGGGGATGGACGATTAAGAAAGCCAGTATTTTTAACGGGATACTGATCACCATATTGTCGCTTCCATGTGCACTGGGCTTTAATGTCTGGAGTCACATCATGCCGTTTGGGGCGAACAGTACGATTCAGGATCTGGAGGATTTTATTGTGAGCAACAATATTCTTCCACTGGGGTCTTTAGTGTATCTTCTGTTCTGTGTGACAAAATACGGCTGGGGATGGAAGAACTTCAGTGAAGAGGCCAATGCGGGAAAAGGAATTAAATATCCGGAATGGACGAGAAAATATGTTACATTTATTCTTCCGCTGATCGTTATTTTTATATTTATACAGGGTTACATTGACAAATTTAAATAA
- a CDS encoding response regulator transcription factor has translation MRLLIVEDEEDLRSILKKKLMKEHYTADDCGNGLDALDYINMADYDGIILDIMLPGIDGLELLKKIREEGNDTPVLFLTARDGIEDRVKGLDLGADDYLVKPFSFEELMARVRVMMRRKPALVSNRLTIGDLVLDCESKEVTRADKKISLSSKEFMVLEYMLRNQNIVLSREQIEQHAWNYDFEGGSNVVDVYIRYLRKKIDEGFGCKLIHTVRGVGYVLRKEE, from the coding sequence ATGCGCCTGTTAATTGTGGAAGACGAAGAGGATTTGAGAAGCATCTTAAAAAAGAAACTGATGAAAGAGCATTACACTGCAGATGACTGCGGAAATGGCCTGGATGCACTGGATTATATCAATATGGCGGATTATGACGGCATCATCCTGGATATTATGCTGCCTGGGATTGACGGACTGGAACTGCTGAAAAAGATCCGGGAGGAGGGCAATGACACACCGGTATTGTTTCTGACTGCAAGAGACGGCATTGAAGACCGCGTGAAGGGTCTGGACCTTGGAGCGGATGACTACCTTGTAAAACCTTTTTCATTTGAAGAACTTATGGCCAGGGTGCGGGTTATGATGCGGAGGAAACCGGCACTGGTTTCTAACCGGCTGACGATTGGTGATCTGGTTCTGGACTGTGAATCAAAGGAAGTTACCCGTGCAGATAAAAAGATATCTCTTTCCAGCAAGGAATTTATGGTCCTTGAATATATGCTGAGAAATCAAAATATTGTGCTGTCCAGGGAACAGATTGAGCAGCATGCATGGAATTATGATTTTGAGGGCGGATCTAATGTTGTGGATGTCTACATCCGTTATCTGAGGAAAAAGATTGACGAAGGATTTGGGTGTAAGCTGATCCACACGGTGAGAGGCGTTGGATACGTCCTGAGGAAAGAAGAATGA
- a CDS encoding HAMP domain-containing sensor histidine kinase, with the protein MRRFSIKKRVTLWYTGMIAVVLAAVFAGVFIFINQLELSKTEEDLQGMVADFADEIEFQNGTYYLDPEVDYYDDGVMFCIYDQEGRLLHGSMPVEFPKETKLQSHEVRNIKQGSKQWMIYDAAYQYGTGKAIWIRGIVSIHGMEQIMHMVLLAFLAVYPLLILAIGLIGYMMTKKALKPVDDICTTAGEISSGADLSKRLPEPKSEDEMRQLTCTFNEMFDRLEASFEDEKQFTSDVSHELRTPVSVIIAQCEYALEEDTLSEEQKHEIQIVLRQAKKMSDLISQLLMIARCERGKENFQFEPVDMSMLAEMTLEELSQRAGEKRIHLLSEIEPGLTARGDQMLLTRMLINLVENSIDYGKRNGIVKVSLFKKDGKIRGIVKDDGQGIGAEHLDKIWNRFYRADRSRNSQNQVRGTGLGLSMVRWIVRIHEGQIWVKSKEGEGSEFIFELKEM; encoded by the coding sequence ATGAGAAGATTTTCGATTAAAAAAAGAGTAACCCTTTGGTACACAGGTATGATCGCTGTCGTGCTGGCAGCAGTATTTGCAGGGGTTTTCATATTTATCAATCAGCTGGAACTGTCCAAGACAGAGGAAGATCTACAGGGAATGGTGGCCGATTTTGCTGACGAGATAGAGTTCCAGAACGGAACCTATTATCTGGACCCGGAGGTAGACTATTATGACGACGGTGTCATGTTTTGTATCTATGATCAGGAAGGCAGGCTGCTGCACGGCAGTATGCCTGTGGAATTTCCCAAAGAGACGAAGCTTCAGTCTCATGAAGTCCGAAACATAAAGCAGGGAAGCAAGCAGTGGATGATCTATGACGCCGCTTACCAGTACGGGACCGGAAAGGCCATCTGGATCAGAGGAATCGTCTCTATTCACGGCATGGAACAGATCATGCATATGGTTCTGCTGGCCTTTTTAGCTGTATATCCGCTCCTGATTCTGGCCATTGGGCTGATCGGATACATGATGACGAAAAAAGCCCTGAAACCGGTGGATGATATTTGTACTACCGCAGGGGAGATCAGCAGCGGTGCGGATTTGTCAAAGCGCCTCCCGGAACCGAAATCGGAAGATGAAATGCGTCAGCTGACTTGTACGTTCAATGAAATGTTTGACCGTCTGGAGGCATCGTTTGAGGACGAAAAACAGTTTACGTCCGATGTTTCCCATGAACTGAGGACTCCGGTTTCTGTGATTATAGCCCAGTGTGAATATGCCCTGGAGGAAGATACACTCAGTGAAGAACAGAAACATGAGATTCAGATTGTTCTCCGGCAGGCTAAGAAAATGTCGGATCTTATCTCACAGCTTTTGATGATTGCCCGGTGCGAGAGAGGAAAAGAGAATTTCCAGTTTGAGCCTGTGGATATGAGTATGCTGGCAGAAATGACCTTGGAGGAACTGTCACAGAGAGCCGGTGAAAAAAGGATTCATCTGCTGAGTGAGATCGAGCCCGGACTCACAGCCAGAGGAGACCAGATGCTTCTGACCAGGATGCTGATCAATCTGGTGGAGAACTCCATTGACTATGGAAAGAGAAATGGGATCGTGAAGGTATCTCTGTTCAAAAAAGACGGGAAGATTCGGGGAATCGTGAAGGATGACGGGCAGGGCATCGGAGCGGAACATTTAGACAAAATCTGGAACCGTTTTTACCGTGCAGACAGGAGCAGGAACAGCCAAAACCAAGTCAGGGGTACCGGTCTGGGCCTGTCTATGGTAAGATGGATTGTCAGGATACATGAAGGACAGATTTGGGTAAAAAGCAAGGAAGGAGAAGGTTCAGAATTCATATTTGAATTAAAGGAAATGTAG
- a CDS encoding GerMN domain-containing protein has translation MRKKKLIFAGLLAVAAAAGLAGCSKDTKQAEKTTAETAAGKENTTKKKTASGKKSDAAETDSKKTVVRECTIYAPDDNVETLINGKVKIEDVTAGKLLKEMIKMGTLEEGTRINSFQIKKQTAYIDFNKAFEKTLRKMGSSGEVLTVQAVTKTICENLDAKAMKFTVEGKVLETGHNIYDEPQRPGEE, from the coding sequence ATGAGAAAGAAAAAACTGATATTTGCCGGACTTTTGGCTGTGGCAGCCGCCGCGGGACTGGCCGGATGCAGTAAAGATACGAAACAGGCAGAAAAGACCACTGCAGAGACAGCAGCCGGGAAGGAAAACACGACCAAAAAGAAAACGGCGTCAGGGAAAAAATCCGATGCCGCAGAGACAGATTCCAAGAAAACGGTTGTAAGAGAGTGCACGATTTATGCTCCGGATGACAACGTGGAGACCCTGATTAACGGAAAGGTCAAGATTGAGGACGTGACGGCCGGGAAGCTGCTGAAAGAGATGATTAAGATGGGGACTCTGGAGGAAGGGACCAGGATCAATTCCTTTCAGATTAAGAAGCAGACCGCCTATATCGACTTCAATAAAGCATTTGAGAAGACACTGCGTAAGATGGGAAGTTCCGGCGAGGTGCTGACGGTACAGGCAGTGACAAAAACCATCTGTGAGAATCTTGATGCTAAGGCAATGAAGTTTACGGTAGAGGGAAAAGTCCTGGAAACCGGACATAATATTTACGATGAGCCCCAGAGGCCGGGCGAAGAATAA
- a CDS encoding UDP-N-acetylmuramoyl-tripeptide--D-alanyl-D-alanine ligase: protein MEHMTIQDILAATGGTLLCGDASMPINRLSTDSRDVGPHTLFVPIVGERVNAHKFVESALKDGGASLTQEHEQAEGPHPIIKVPDTLKAMQQIASFYRNKMSLPIIGITGSVGKTTTREMIAHVLKGKYRVFETVGNQNSQVGVPLTLDRLTSRDQIGVLEMGMSEPGQITILGEIIRPNAAVVTNVGVSHIEQMGSRDNICREKLDIQNGLPENGVLYLNGDNDMIRKHIGYVTHPYEFFGFSKDCSYRAEDSKEINGQTHFTFVHEDMREPVILNVLGNHNVSNALAAIALGLAYDVPMETIKRQLATFSGQRQNILKIHGYTVIDDAYNASPDSMKAGLKILSDYQDSGRKVAVLSDMLELGPDSPDYHREVGEFLGTADITDLYITGTLSKEYAEAAQKKNLSLKTKWFSSNDELISYLKDYLKEHDVVLIKASNGMKLYEVAKALE, encoded by the coding sequence ATGGAACATATGACCATTCAGGATATTTTAGCAGCAACCGGCGGCACTCTCTTATGCGGCGATGCCTCTATGCCAATCAATCGTCTCAGCACTGATTCCAGAGATGTAGGGCCTCATACATTATTCGTACCGATCGTCGGTGAGCGGGTAAACGCACATAAGTTTGTAGAAAGTGCCCTAAAGGACGGGGGAGCTTCTCTGACCCAGGAACACGAGCAGGCGGAAGGCCCTCATCCTATTATAAAAGTGCCGGACACCTTAAAAGCCATGCAGCAGATCGCGTCTTTTTATAGAAACAAGATGTCACTGCCCATCATCGGCATTACCGGAAGTGTCGGAAAAACTACGACGCGGGAAATGATCGCCCATGTACTGAAAGGAAAATACCGGGTATTTGAAACTGTCGGAAACCAGAACAGTCAGGTGGGCGTGCCTCTGACTCTGGACCGTCTCACTTCCAGAGATCAGATCGGGGTGCTGGAAATGGGCATGAGTGAACCGGGACAGATTACAATCCTCGGAGAAATCATCCGCCCAAACGCTGCGGTAGTCACAAATGTTGGTGTCTCCCACATCGAGCAGATGGGAAGCCGGGACAATATCTGCCGGGAAAAACTGGATATCCAGAACGGTCTGCCTGAAAACGGCGTGCTGTATTTGAACGGCGACAATGATATGATCCGAAAACACATCGGTTATGTGACACATCCTTATGAATTCTTTGGATTTTCAAAAGACTGCTCCTATCGTGCGGAGGATTCAAAAGAGATCAATGGTCAGACCCATTTTACTTTCGTGCATGAAGATATGAGGGAACCGGTCATTTTAAATGTTCTTGGGAATCACAATGTCTCTAACGCCCTTGCCGCAATCGCACTTGGCCTTGCGTATGATGTCCCGATGGAAACGATCAAACGGCAGCTTGCCACATTCTCCGGACAGCGCCAGAATATCCTTAAAATACACGGGTACACGGTCATTGATGACGCCTACAATGCCAGCCCCGATTCCATGAAAGCAGGTCTTAAAATCTTGTCCGATTATCAGGACAGCGGAAGAAAAGTCGCGGTTCTGTCCGATATGCTGGAGCTGGGACCGGACTCTCCGGATTACCACAGGGAAGTCGGCGAATTTTTGGGCACGGCAGATATTACGGATCTGTACATCACCGGAACCCTTTCCAAAGAATATGCAGAAGCTGCACAAAAAAAGAATCTCTCACTAAAAACGAAATGGTTTTCCTCCAATGATGAGCTGATATCTTATTTAAAGGATTATTTAAAAGAACATGATGTGGTGCTGATCAAAGCATCTAATGGGATGAAGCTTTATGAAGTTGCAAAAGCTCTTGAGTAA
- a CDS encoding MBL fold metallo-hydrolase, whose product MKITTLIENQAPDSLCREHGLAVHIEYKGKNYLLDTGASGQYAENAHRLGIRLSDVDAAFLSHAHYDHSGGYREFFSENSKAVLYLQNTVRENCYSKFLLYRQYIGVPKGLLEKYRSRLRFVSGTTETEPGVWTVSHNIPGLSERGRSGHMYIKAKNSFRPDDFSHEQSLVFEREHDLVLFNSCCHAGVVSIVDEVNHALKATGKKVSYVFGGFHTMGLRGPGSMSGRPEGIQALGRQLLNRGISCVYTGHCTGIPAFRILKKTMKERVRYMKTGSVINL is encoded by the coding sequence ATGAAAATTACGACTCTCATTGAGAATCAGGCTCCGGACTCTCTGTGCCGAGAGCACGGACTGGCTGTACATATCGAATACAAAGGAAAAAATTATCTTCTGGACACCGGCGCCTCTGGACAGTATGCAGAAAATGCGCACCGGCTTGGCATCCGCCTTTCCGATGTGGATGCGGCCTTTCTCTCTCACGCCCATTATGATCACTCCGGCGGATACCGTGAATTCTTTTCCGAGAATTCAAAAGCGGTGCTTTATCTTCAAAATACTGTCAGAGAAAATTGTTATTCTAAGTTCCTGCTCTACAGGCAATACATCGGAGTACCGAAGGGTCTCCTGGAAAAATATCGAAGCCGCCTTAGATTTGTGTCCGGCACAACAGAGACAGAGCCCGGTGTCTGGACAGTTTCACACAACATTCCCGGGCTTTCGGAAAGGGGCCGCAGCGGGCACATGTATATTAAGGCAAAAAACAGTTTCAGACCTGATGATTTCAGCCACGAACAGAGTCTCGTCTTTGAACGCGAACATGATCTTGTGCTGTTCAACAGCTGCTGCCATGCGGGTGTTGTTTCTATCGTTGATGAAGTCAATCATGCCCTGAAGGCAACGGGTAAGAAAGTCTCTTATGTATTCGGCGGTTTTCACACCATGGGACTCCGGGGTCCGGGCAGTATGAGCGGTCGGCCGGAAGGCATCCAAGCGCTGGGAAGACAGCTTCTCAATCGGGGTATCTCCTGTGTGTATACCGGCCACTGCACGGGTATTCCCGCTTTCCGCATATTGAAAAAAACAATGAAAGAAAGAGTGCGCTATATGAAAACAGGCAGCGTCATCAATTTATAG
- a CDS encoding uracil-xanthine permease family protein, with protein sequence MKNQTFTSPHDLEGKIPLPQAVLLGLQHVLAMFAGNLTPIILIAGACGIGAGSPLQVSILQNAMLVAGLVTFVQLFTIGPVGARLPVVMGTSSGFIGVCSGVAASMGGGVAAYGAILGASIIGGLFEGVLGFFLKPLRRFFPSVVTGTVVMAIGLSLISVGINSFGGGSGAGDFGSLPNLFVGAVVLIVIVVLKHFTKGVTSSSSILIGVIVGYILCAVMGIFLPTTYTNAEGAVQTASWVLNWDKVADAGWFSLPKLMPVKIVFDLKAIIPIAIMFIVTSVETIGDISGITEGGLSREATDKELSGGVICDGLGSSFASVFGVLPNTSFSQNVGLVGMTKVVNLYSIAMGAGFLVICGLFPKLAALVSIMPQSVLGGAAVMMFASIVVSGIQLITKDGVSNRIVTIVSVALGLGYGLGANSQALANLPQAVQLIFGGSGIVPAALVAIVLNVAIPKEKTDN encoded by the coding sequence ATGAAAAACCAAACATTTACGTCCCCTCATGATCTGGAGGGAAAAATCCCCCTCCCTCAAGCCGTCCTTTTAGGACTGCAGCATGTCCTGGCAATGTTTGCAGGCAATCTGACTCCGATCATCCTGATCGCCGGTGCCTGCGGCATCGGTGCAGGCAGCCCTCTTCAGGTATCTATTTTACAGAATGCCATGCTGGTGGCCGGACTCGTAACCTTTGTACAGCTGTTCACCATCGGGCCGGTGGGCGCCCGCCTTCCAGTCGTCATGGGCACCAGCTCCGGCTTTATCGGAGTATGTTCCGGAGTGGCAGCCTCTATGGGCGGCGGAGTAGCCGCATACGGAGCCATTCTGGGAGCAAGCATTATTGGCGGCCTGTTTGAAGGAGTTCTGGGATTTTTCTTAAAGCCCCTCAGGAGGTTCTTTCCGTCTGTGGTCACCGGTACTGTGGTCATGGCTATCGGCCTGTCCCTGATCTCTGTGGGAATCAACTCTTTTGGAGGCGGATCCGGAGCAGGGGATTTCGGTTCTCTCCCGAACCTTTTTGTGGGAGCCGTGGTGCTGATCGTGATCGTTGTCTTAAAGCATTTCACAAAAGGGGTCACCAGCAGTTCCTCTATTTTGATCGGTGTTATCGTGGGCTACATACTCTGCGCTGTCATGGGCATATTTCTGCCCACTACTTATACAAACGCAGAGGGTGCCGTGCAGACAGCTTCCTGGGTTTTAAACTGGGATAAAGTAGCCGATGCCGGCTGGTTCTCTCTTCCGAAACTCATGCCCGTCAAAATCGTATTTGACCTGAAAGCTATCATACCGATCGCCATTATGTTCATCGTGACTTCTGTCGAGACGATAGGGGACATTTCCGGCATCACTGAGGGCGGATTGTCCAGAGAAGCTACTGATAAAGAGCTCTCCGGCGGTGTAATCTGTGACGGTCTGGGATCTTCCTTCGCTTCTGTCTTCGGAGTGCTTCCGAATACATCCTTCAGCCAAAATGTAGGACTTGTGGGAATGACAAAGGTTGTCAATTTATACTCTATCGCCATGGGCGCAGGCTTCCTCGTGATCTGCGGACTGTTTCCGAAACTTGCCGCTTTAGTTTCTATCATGCCGCAATCCGTTCTCGGCGGAGCTGCGGTTATGATGTTCGCTTCCATCGTAGTCAGCGGAATCCAGCTGATCACCAAGGATGGAGTAAGCAACCGGATTGTAACCATCGTATCTGTGGCATTAGGACTCGGCTATGGGCTCGGCGCCAACTCCCAGGCCCTGGCAAATCTTCCTCAGGCGGTTCAGCTGATCTTCGGCGGCTCCGGGATCGTTCCCGCAGCTCTGGTTGCTATCGTCTTAAATGTAGCGATACCAAAGGAAAAAACAGACAATTAA